Proteins from a single region of Arctopsyche grandis isolate Sample6627 chromosome 1, ASM5162203v2, whole genome shotgun sequence:
- the LOC143914375 gene encoding uncharacterized protein LOC143914375: MMCPSHLLATVLISCSIYQSFVNGNVAPLVPGSDRTLCSDGATPPASRMDTSSRINRLRSEMRKRSVILGAELDAYIVPSYDEHQSEVPSDHDRRLRYISGFSGSDGIAAITLHSAALWTDGRYRQQADTELACSWLLMRQDDSSSYTVSQWLGTQLSSGARVGADPKLIPHHIWERWEQVLDIMEITLVKVSTNLVDYIWNTENRPPISKVQMYVQPKEYAGKLWQTKVQELRKELRDHKIDAMVVTALDEIAWLLNVRGKDLFYTPVTKCYLIVSQEQIHMYIEPNKMNHEAKLSLHTSSAYNANSTKIHSYDSIWSDLRTLSQPWKKVLLPSVYTLAPGVSEAIFTSVPEEKRTYKPSPIINMKAKKNPTEILGMRAAHIRDGAAMCDVMAYIEERFILGDLWDEVKVVREVDLTRKSQKHNKGLSFATIAGYGSNSALPHYQPTNATAKRIQDDSTFVLDSGGQYDDGTTDVTRTFHFGIPKPEHKKAYTLVLMASIDLASMVFPSDLKINDIDVMARNVLWKNHKDYMHSTGHGIGSFLQAHEAPIQVAFGQQQKNSFKPGYFFSNEPGYYEEGNFGVRLENVLEVQQAFDARNDSQGNTYLKFEDVTLVPYEPKLIDYNMLTLYQRRWLNRYNTRIRELVGAELKNQMKMSGFYWMMNHTALIPEYGYINSGYSLFASNYLIVALSLCFILQINS; this comes from the exons gtaGCATCTATCAGAGTTTCGTCAATGGAAACGTTGCTCCATTGGTACCTGGGTCGGACAGGACTCTATGCAGTGATGGTGCCACTCCACCAGCATCCCGAATGGATACGAGTAGTCGAATAAATCGATTGCGTTCAGAAATGAGAAAACGTTCTGTAATTCTGGGCGCAGAGCTCGACGCCTACATCGTACCATCTTATGATGAACATCAG AGTGAAGTTCCCAGCGATCATGACCGACGTTTGCGATATATAAGCGGATTCAGTGGAAGTGATGGAATCGCAGCCATCACACTCCATTCAGCTGCGTTATGGACGGATGGTCGTTATAGGCAACAAGCAGATACTGAATTGGCTTGCTCTTGGCTATTGATGAGGCAGGATGATAGTTCATCGTACACCGTGTCTCAATGGCTGGGG ACTCAATTATCGTCTGGAGCACGCGTTGGAGCAGATCCGAAACTGATTCCTCATCATATATGGGAACGTTGGGAGCAAGTTTTAGATATTATGGAAATTACTCTCGTGAAAGTTTCTACGAATCTGGTCGATTATATATGGAATACTGAAAATCGTCCACCAATATCCAAAGTGCAAATGTATGTTCAGCCCAAAGAATACGctg gtAAACTTTGGCAAACAAAAGTGCAAGAACTGCGCAAAGAGCTGAGGGATCATAAAATCGATGCAATGGTAGTGACAGCTCTCGATGAAATTGCCTGGCTGCTCAATGTCCGCGGAAAGGACTTATTTTACACTCCAGTTACAAAGTGTTATCTCATAGTGTCACAAGAGCAAATTCACATGTATATAGAACCAAACAAAATGAATCATGAAGCCAAATTGAGTTTGCATACTAGTTCTGCCTACAATGCCAATTCTACAAA AATTCACAGCTACGATTCTATATGGAGTGATTTGCGTACACTTTCTCAACCATGGAAAAAGGTCTTGCTTCCTTCGGTGTACACTCTTGCTCCGGGTGTGAGTGAAGCAATTTTCACATCAGTGCCTGAAGAAAAACGGACGTACAAGCCTTCGCCAATAATAAACATGAAAGCGAAGAAAAACCCCACTGAAATACTAGGAATGCGAGCTGCTCACATCAGAGACGGAGCTGCGATGTGTGATGTTATGGCGTACATTGAAGAAAGA TTCATCTTAGGAGACCTGTGGGATGAAGTCAAAGTAGTAAGAGAAGTAGATCTCACCAGAAAATCACAAAAGCACAACAAAGGATTATCGTTTGCTACGATAGCCGGTTATGGCTCCAACAGTGCACTGCCACACTATCAGCCGACAAATGCTACAGCGAAAAGAATACAAGATGACTCCACTTTTGTTCTTGACTCCGGAGGACAATATGATG ACGGAACAACCGATGTGACCCGGACTTTTCACTTTGGAATACCTAAACCGGAACACAAAAAAGCTTATACGCTAGTTTTGATGGCCTCTATAGACTTAGCCTCGATGGTATTTCCGTCTGACTTGAAGATAAACGATATTGATGTAATGGCGAGGAACGTGCTGTGGAAGAATCATAAAGATTACATGCACAGCACCGGTCATGGAATTGGATCCTTTTTACAAGCTCATGAAG ctcCAATTCAAGTAGCATTTGGACAGCAGcaaaaaaattcattcaaaccaggatatttcttttcaaatg aaCCCGGATATTATGAGGAAGGAAATTTCGGAGTACGTTTGGAAAACGTTTTAGAAGTTCAACAAGCATTTGATGCAAGGAACGATTCACAAGGCAACACGTATTTGAAGTTTGAAGATGTGACGTTGGTTCCATATGAGCCCAAGCTGATTGATTATAATATGTTGACTTTATATCAA AGACGATGGTTGAATAGATACAATACGCGCATAAGAGAACTCGTAGGGGCCGAGttgaaaaatcaaatgaaaatgtCCGGCTTCTATTGGATGATGAATCACACGGCTTTGATTCCAGAATATGGTTATATTAACAGTGGATATAGTCTATTCGCTTCGAATTATTTAATAGTTGCACTAAGTCTATGTTTTATTCTACAAATCAATTCGTAA